In one window of Limnohabitans sp. MORI2 DNA:
- a CDS encoding YbfB/YjiJ family MFS transporter: MQNKHLHPWQVITGGICGLVLTIGLARFAYTPLLPSLQAQTGLTDAAAGGLAAINYAGYMSGALAATWIDDVRWRHWLYSAGLWMALITVAAMALTSWMPAWALIRYIGGLCGATGMLLGSGLVLGWLMRQGRRPELGLYFIGLGLGIVVSAMGAWGLSQVWPIWSDQWLAFAALGLVFFVPAWKWRPPVPPQVVVAHDAAPAAGLGSRRWAWTMLTSYFAAGWGFVISATFTVAIVEREPALAGQGPLAWAMVGMAAMPAVFIWDLVARRVGDKRALLLAFCLQTLSVMLPAMSGALWAALAGAVGYGATFIGIVSMTLALVGRRAPNNPGKAMAKLTLSYGVAQILAPVIAGHMAQTTGTFKGALWLTAFVMTAGLVLLATLPEEG; the protein is encoded by the coding sequence TTGCAAAATAAACACCTTCATCCTTGGCAAGTCATCACAGGCGGCATTTGCGGCTTGGTGCTGACCATCGGTTTGGCTCGCTTTGCTTACACGCCTCTGTTGCCAAGCCTTCAAGCCCAAACGGGATTGACCGATGCCGCCGCAGGTGGTTTGGCCGCCATCAATTACGCCGGTTACATGAGCGGTGCGTTAGCGGCCACATGGATTGACGATGTGCGCTGGCGGCATTGGCTCTACAGCGCGGGTTTGTGGATGGCCTTGATCACGGTGGCTGCGATGGCGCTGACCAGTTGGATGCCTGCCTGGGCTTTGATTCGCTACATCGGTGGCTTGTGCGGCGCAACCGGCATGTTGTTGGGCTCTGGCTTGGTGTTGGGTTGGCTCATGCGCCAAGGCCGCCGGCCTGAGCTCGGTTTGTATTTCATTGGTTTAGGCCTGGGCATTGTGGTGTCGGCCATGGGCGCGTGGGGCTTGTCGCAGGTGTGGCCCATATGGTCGGACCAATGGCTAGCGTTTGCCGCGCTGGGCTTGGTGTTTTTTGTGCCCGCTTGGAAGTGGCGTCCGCCTGTGCCGCCGCAGGTGGTGGTGGCGCATGACGCAGCACCTGCAGCAGGCTTGGGCTCACGCCGTTGGGCGTGGACGATGTTGACCAGCTACTTTGCGGCGGGTTGGGGATTTGTGATCAGCGCCACATTCACCGTGGCAATTGTCGAGCGCGAGCCAGCACTAGCAGGTCAAGGCCCATTGGCTTGGGCAATGGTCGGCATGGCGGCCATGCCAGCAGTTTTCATTTGGGATTTGGTCGCGCGGCGTGTGGGTGACAAGCGGGCTTTGCTGTTGGCGTTTTGTTTGCAAACGCTCTCGGTCATGTTGCCCGCGATGTCGGGTGCGTTGTGGGCCGCGTTGGCGGGTGCTGTGGGTTATGGCGCAACTTTTATTGGCATTGTGAGCATGACGTTGGCTTTGGTAGGACGCAGGGCGCCTAACAACCCAGGCAAAGCGATGGCCAAGCTCACGCTGAGCTATGGCGTTGCGCAAATCCTAGCCCCCGTGATTGCAGGTCATATGGCGCAGACCACCGGCACGTTTAAGGGTGCGCTGTGGTTGACGGCTTTTGTGATGACGGCGGGTCTGGTGCTGCTGGCAACGTTGCCCGAGGAGGGATGA
- a CDS encoding VOC family protein: MQTQIDHLVIVAKNLEQGVQWCEATLGITPGPGGEHTLYGTHNRLFKVASPAHPMAYVEIIAINPASVRPKRACPTRWYDMDNPALQKAVAKEPRLVHFVVNTPDIRAARMAIRMQGIDRGPAIPCSRRTNRGTLNWQISVRADGQRLFDGCMPTLIQWGKPDATDPLKLHPRNTLTRSGVTLQSIEVNHPSADKLQGAYDAIELKHIAVTEGPANLKATLQTPKGLVVLSSNGI; the protein is encoded by the coding sequence ATGCAGACACAAATAGACCACCTCGTCATCGTTGCCAAAAATTTAGAACAAGGCGTGCAATGGTGCGAAGCCACTCTGGGCATCACGCCTGGACCCGGCGGCGAGCACACGCTCTACGGCACACACAACCGCTTGTTCAAGGTTGCATCCCCCGCTCACCCGATGGCCTACGTCGAAATCATCGCCATCAACCCAGCTTCTGTACGGCCCAAACGCGCTTGCCCCACTCGCTGGTACGACATGGACAACCCAGCCCTGCAAAAAGCCGTAGCCAAAGAGCCGCGCTTGGTCCACTTTGTGGTCAACACCCCCGACATCCGTGCCGCACGCATGGCCATTCGCATGCAAGGCATCGACCGCGGCCCCGCTATCCCCTGCAGTCGCCGCACCAACCGTGGCACGCTCAATTGGCAAATTTCTGTGCGCGCGGATGGACAGCGTTTGTTCGACGGCTGTATGCCCACGCTCATTCAATGGGGCAAGCCCGATGCCACCGACCCGCTGAAGCTACACCCACGCAACACCCTCACTCGCTCGGGTGTGACGCTACAAAGCATTGAAGTGAACCACCCTAGTGCAGACAAATTGCAGGGTGCTTATGACGCGATTGAACTCAAGCACATCGCAGTGACCGAAGGCCCCGCGAATTTGAAAGCCACCTTGCAAACCCCCAAGGGGCTGGTTGTTTTGTCCAGCAACGGCATTTGA